From one Macaca nemestrina isolate mMacNem1 chromosome 5, mMacNem.hap1, whole genome shotgun sequence genomic stretch:
- the Mane-B gene encoding HLA class I histocompatibility antigen, B-45 alpha chain-like isoform X1 produces the protein MAPRTVLLLLSGALALTETWAGSHSLRYFSTAVSRPGRGEPRFISVGYVDDTQFLRFDSDAASPRMEPRAPWAEQEGPEYWEEQTGLAKDITQSFRVGLGNLRGYYNQSEAGSHTLQWMYGCDLGPDGRLLHGYHQFAYDGKDYIALNGDLRSWTAADTAAQITQRKWEAACEAEQMRAYLEGTCLEWLRRHLENGKETLQRADPPKTHVTHHPVSDHEATLRCWALGFYPAEITLTWQRDGEDQTQDTELVETRPVGDGTFQKWAAVVVSSGEEQRYTCHVQHKGLPEPLTLRWEPSSQSTIPIVGIVAGLAVLAVVVTGAVVAAVMWRRKSSGHFLPTRGKRGSYSQAACSNSAQSSYVSLMDSKG, from the exons ATGGCGCCCCGAACCGTCCTCCTGCTGCTCTCGGGGGCCCTGGCCCTGACCGAGACCTGGGCCG GCTCGCACTCCTTGAGGTATTTCAGCACCGCCGTGTCCCGGCCCGGCCGCGGGGAGCCCCGCTTCATCTCCGTGGGCTACGTGGACGACACGCAGTTCCTGCGGTTCGACAGCGACGCCGCGAGTCCGAGGATGGAGCCGCGGGCGCCGTGGGCGGAGCAGGAGGGGCCGGAGTATTGGGAAGAGCAGACAGGGCTCGCCAAGGACATCACACAGTCCTTCCGAGTGGGCCTGGGGAACCTACGCGGCTACTACAACCAGAGCGAGGCGG GGTCTCACACCCTCCAGTGGATGTACGGCTGCGACCTGGGGCCCGACGGGCGCCTTCTCCACGGGTATCACCAGTTCGCCTACGACGGCAAGGATTACATCGCCCTGAACGGGGACCTGCGCTCCTGGACCGCTGCAGACACGGCGGCTCAGATAACCCAGCGCAAGTGGGAGGCGGCCTGCGAGGCAGAGCAGATGAGAGCCTACCTGGAGGGGACGTGCCTGGAGTGGCTCCGCAGACACCTGGAGAACGGGAAGGAGACGCTGCAGCGCGCGG ACCCCCCAAAGACACACGTGACCCACCACCCCGTCTCTGACCATGAGGCCACCCTGAGGTGCTGGGCCCTGGGCTTCTATCCTGCGGAGATCACACTGACCTGGCAGCGGGATGGGGAGGACCAAACTCAGGACACCGAGCTTGTGGAGACCAGGCCAGTAGGAGATGGAACCTTCCAGAAGTGGGCAGCTGTGGTGGTGTCTTCTGGAGAAGAGCAGAGATACACGTGCCATGTGCAGCATAAGGGGCTGCCGGAGCCCCTCACCCTGAGATGGG aGCCATCTTCCCAGTCCACCATCCCCATCGTGGGCATCGTTGCTGGCCTGGCTGTCCTAGCAGTTGTGGTCACTGGAGCTGTGGTCGCTGCTGtgatgtggaggaggaagagctcaG
- the Mane-B gene encoding HLA class I histocompatibility antigen, B-45 alpha chain-like isoform X4 produces the protein MAPRTVLLLLSGALALTETWAGSHSLRYFSTAVSRPGRGEPRFISVGYVDDTQFLRFDSDAASPRMEPRAPWAEQEGPEYWEEQTGLAKDITQSFRVGLGNLRGYYNQSEAGSHTLQWMYGCDLGPDGRLLHGYHQFAYDGKDYIALNGDLRSWTAADTAAQITQRKWEAACEAEQMRAYLEGTCLEWLRRHLENGKETLQRADPPKTHVTHHPVSDHEATLRCWALGFYPAEITLTWQRDGEDQTQDTELVETRPVGDGTFQKWAAVVVSSGEEQRYTCHVQHKGLPEPLTLRWEPSSQSTIPIVGIVAGLAVLAVVVTGAVVAAVMWRRKSSVIVLETSLGFKTRRFL, from the exons ATGGCGCCCCGAACCGTCCTCCTGCTGCTCTCGGGGGCCCTGGCCCTGACCGAGACCTGGGCCG GCTCGCACTCCTTGAGGTATTTCAGCACCGCCGTGTCCCGGCCCGGCCGCGGGGAGCCCCGCTTCATCTCCGTGGGCTACGTGGACGACACGCAGTTCCTGCGGTTCGACAGCGACGCCGCGAGTCCGAGGATGGAGCCGCGGGCGCCGTGGGCGGAGCAGGAGGGGCCGGAGTATTGGGAAGAGCAGACAGGGCTCGCCAAGGACATCACACAGTCCTTCCGAGTGGGCCTGGGGAACCTACGCGGCTACTACAACCAGAGCGAGGCGG GGTCTCACACCCTCCAGTGGATGTACGGCTGCGACCTGGGGCCCGACGGGCGCCTTCTCCACGGGTATCACCAGTTCGCCTACGACGGCAAGGATTACATCGCCCTGAACGGGGACCTGCGCTCCTGGACCGCTGCAGACACGGCGGCTCAGATAACCCAGCGCAAGTGGGAGGCGGCCTGCGAGGCAGAGCAGATGAGAGCCTACCTGGAGGGGACGTGCCTGGAGTGGCTCCGCAGACACCTGGAGAACGGGAAGGAGACGCTGCAGCGCGCGG ACCCCCCAAAGACACACGTGACCCACCACCCCGTCTCTGACCATGAGGCCACCCTGAGGTGCTGGGCCCTGGGCTTCTATCCTGCGGAGATCACACTGACCTGGCAGCGGGATGGGGAGGACCAAACTCAGGACACCGAGCTTGTGGAGACCAGGCCAGTAGGAGATGGAACCTTCCAGAAGTGGGCAGCTGTGGTGGTGTCTTCTGGAGAAGAGCAGAGATACACGTGCCATGTGCAGCATAAGGGGCTGCCGGAGCCCCTCACCCTGAGATGGG aGCCATCTTCCCAGTCCACCATCCCCATCGTGGGCATCGTTGCTGGCCTGGCTGTCCTAGCAGTTGTGGTCACTGGAGCTGTGGTCGCTGCTGtgatgtggaggaggaagagctcaG
- the Mane-B gene encoding HLA class I histocompatibility antigen, B-45 alpha chain-like isoform X3, with translation MAPRTVLLLLSGALALTETWAGSHSLRYFSTAVSRPGRGEPRFISVGYVDDTQFLRFDSDAASPRMEPRAPWAEQEGPEYWEEQTGLAKDITQSFRVGLGNLRGYYNQSEAGSHTLQWMYGCDLGPDGRLLHGYHQFAYDGKDYIALNGDLRSWTAADTAAQITQRKWEAACEAEQMRAYLEGTCLEWLRRHLENGKETLQRADPPKTHVTHHPVSDHEATLRCWALGFYPAEITLTWQRDGEDQTQDTELVETRPVGDGTFQKWAAVVVSSGEEQRYTCHVQHKGLPEPLTLRWEPSSQSTIPIVGIVAGLAVLAVVVTGAVVAAVMWRRKSSGSNSAQSSYVSLMDSKG, from the exons ATGGCGCCCCGAACCGTCCTCCTGCTGCTCTCGGGGGCCCTGGCCCTGACCGAGACCTGGGCCG GCTCGCACTCCTTGAGGTATTTCAGCACCGCCGTGTCCCGGCCCGGCCGCGGGGAGCCCCGCTTCATCTCCGTGGGCTACGTGGACGACACGCAGTTCCTGCGGTTCGACAGCGACGCCGCGAGTCCGAGGATGGAGCCGCGGGCGCCGTGGGCGGAGCAGGAGGGGCCGGAGTATTGGGAAGAGCAGACAGGGCTCGCCAAGGACATCACACAGTCCTTCCGAGTGGGCCTGGGGAACCTACGCGGCTACTACAACCAGAGCGAGGCGG GGTCTCACACCCTCCAGTGGATGTACGGCTGCGACCTGGGGCCCGACGGGCGCCTTCTCCACGGGTATCACCAGTTCGCCTACGACGGCAAGGATTACATCGCCCTGAACGGGGACCTGCGCTCCTGGACCGCTGCAGACACGGCGGCTCAGATAACCCAGCGCAAGTGGGAGGCGGCCTGCGAGGCAGAGCAGATGAGAGCCTACCTGGAGGGGACGTGCCTGGAGTGGCTCCGCAGACACCTGGAGAACGGGAAGGAGACGCTGCAGCGCGCGG ACCCCCCAAAGACACACGTGACCCACCACCCCGTCTCTGACCATGAGGCCACCCTGAGGTGCTGGGCCCTGGGCTTCTATCCTGCGGAGATCACACTGACCTGGCAGCGGGATGGGGAGGACCAAACTCAGGACACCGAGCTTGTGGAGACCAGGCCAGTAGGAGATGGAACCTTCCAGAAGTGGGCAGCTGTGGTGGTGTCTTCTGGAGAAGAGCAGAGATACACGTGCCATGTGCAGCATAAGGGGCTGCCGGAGCCCCTCACCCTGAGATGGG aGCCATCTTCCCAGTCCACCATCCCCATCGTGGGCATCGTTGCTGGCCTGGCTGTCCTAGCAGTTGTGGTCACTGGAGCTGTGGTCGCTGCTGtgatgtggaggaggaagagctcaG